A genomic segment from Gracilinanus agilis isolate LMUSP501 chromosome 1, AgileGrace, whole genome shotgun sequence encodes:
- the PKIA gene encoding cAMP-dependent protein kinase inhibitor alpha isoform X1 — translation MDFATALLCGYLLAMTDVETTYADFIASGRTGRRNAIHDIIVTSSTTNTTDVSVKLSDLDINKPDGEGDGQKSPPEQSGENQGGAPKQDS, via the exons GCACTGCTATGTGGATATTTGTTAGCAATGACGGATGTGGAAACAACGTATGCAGATTTTATTGCTTCGGGAAGAACTGGTAGAAGGAATGCCATCCACGATATCATCGTGACTTCTTCGACCACCAACACCACTGATGTCTCTGTGAAGCTATCGGACCTTGATATCAACAAGCCTG ACGGAGAAGGAGATGGGCAGAAAAGCCCACCGGAGCAAAGTGGGGAGAACCAGGGGGGAGCGCCCAAACAAGATAGCTAA
- the PKIA gene encoding cAMP-dependent protein kinase inhibitor alpha isoform X2: MTDVETTYADFIASGRTGRRNAIHDIIVTSSTTNTTDVSVKLSDLDINKPDGEGDGQKSPPEQSGENQGGAPKQDS, encoded by the exons ATGACGGATGTGGAAACAACGTATGCAGATTTTATTGCTTCGGGAAGAACTGGTAGAAGGAATGCCATCCACGATATCATCGTGACTTCTTCGACCACCAACACCACTGATGTCTCTGTGAAGCTATCGGACCTTGATATCAACAAGCCTG ACGGAGAAGGAGATGGGCAGAAAAGCCCACCGGAGCAAAGTGGGGAGAACCAGGGGGGAGCGCCCAAACAAGATAGCTAA